CGCCCGCGAGGGTGCCGCCGAAGAGCTCGACATCGACGGCACCATCGACCATACCGCACGCGATGCCGGGCTGCTGAACATCCAGATGCGCCCCGAGCGGCGCAACACGGTGAAACTGCTGTTGCTGTTCGACATCGGCGGTTCGATGGATGCCCACGTCAAGGTGTGCGAGGAGCTGTTCTCGGCCTGCAAGACCGAGTTCAAGCACCTGGAGTACTACTACTTCCACAACTTCATCTACGAGTCGGTGTGGAAGAACAACATGCGCCGCACCTCCGAGCGCTTCGCCACCTTCGACCTGCTGCACAAGTACGGCGACGACTACAAGGTGGTGTTCGTTGGTGACGCGGCCATGGCGCCCTACGAGATCACCCAGCCGGGTGGCAGCGTCGAGCACTGGAACGAAGAGGCCGGGTATGTGTGGATGCAGCGCTTCATGGAGAAATTCAGGAAAATCATCTGGATCAACCCGTACCCGAAGCAGGCCTGGGACTACACCGCCTCGACCCACCTGGTGCGGGACCTGATCGAGGACAGGATGTTTCCGCTGACCTTGCAGGGGCTGGAAGACGGGATGCGTTACCTGTCCAAATAGATCAGCGGTACCTTCTTCGCGGGTAAACCCGCTCCCACAGGGTACGGTGTAATCCTGGCGGGAGCGGGTTTACCCGCGAAAGGGCCGGCAGCCTCACCGCCAATGTTGCAGATAGACCTGCTGATCCCGCCACGCCTCATCTTGCACCACCGCCTTGAAGCGCACCGCCCCCCCCGGCATGCACTGTGCCAACCGTGCCAACGCCAACGGCGTCAATGCTCCCAGCCTTGGATAGCCACCAATGGTCTGCCGGTCATTGAGCAACACGATCGGCTGCCCATCGGGCGGCACCTGCACCGCGCCCAATGGAATTCCCTCGGAGATCATCGGCACGCCCTGGTACACCAACTGCGGCCCGAGCAGACGGATACCCATGCGGTCGCCCCGGCTGTCCAGCGTCCAGTCACGGTTGAACACCTCGAACAGGCTGGTGCCGCTGAAGTCGCCGATCTGCGCGCCCATGACCAAATCCAGCACGGGCTTGTCCGCATACACCGGGCGTAGTGTTTCCGGCACTTCACGCAGCACTGGCAAACCCGGCCCAAAAGCCAGCACTTGCCCCTTGTTCAGCGCCCTGCCCTGCCCATCGATGCCACCCAGTTCTTCACGTACCACGGTGGCACAACTGCCCAGCACTGCCTCGCCCTGGAAGCCGCCCGGCGCCGCCAGGTAAGCGCGCACGCCGTGCCGTGGCTGGCGCAGGCTCAGGCATTGGCCCTTGCCCAGGCGGAAACTGCGCCATGGCGCCAGCGGCTGGTCGTCGATGCGGGCGTCCAGGTCGGCACCGGCCAGCGCCAGTACGCAATCCTGCTCGGCCACGACGGTGAAACCACCCAGGGCAACCTCGACCACTGCACTGTCCAGGGCATTGTCGAGCAGCCAGTTGGCCCAACGCATCGCCACCCAATCCAATGCCCCGCCCTGGGTCACGCCCAGGTGCCGCACACCAAAACGCCCGGCATCCTGCAACAGGCACAACGCCGTGCTGGCCTCGATCCTCAACTGGCTCATGCCTGGGCCTCCAGCGGGCTGTCGTCACCGCCCAGGTTGATGAATTGCGCATGCTCGACCGCCACGAAGCGCACCCGGTCGCCGGGCTGCAACAGGCTGTTCCCCTTCCTGTCGAACAAGCGCACCGGAGTGCGCCCGATCAAATTCCAGCCGCCCGGAGACACGGCCGGGTAGGCGGCAGTCTGGCGCTCGGCAATACCGACGCTGCCCGCCGCCACGCGCTTGCGTGGCGTGCTCAGCCGCGGCGTGGCGAGGCGCTCGTCGACCAGGCCCATGAAGCCGAAACCGGGCGCGAAGCCCAGGGCGAACACGGGGTAGTCACGCCCACTGTGCAGGCGGATCACCTCGGCTTCGCTCAGGCCTTCACGGGCTGCCAATACCGGCAGTTCCGGGCCGACACTGGCGTGGTACCACACCGGAATTTCGTGTCGACGCCCAGTATCGCCGGCGTCCGGCTGCAAGCCTTCAAGCGCTTGCAGGATCAGCCCGCGCGCCTCACTCGGCGCCAGCTCGAACTGAACCATCAATGTGGTGTAGGACGGCACCAGGTCGATCAAACACTCGCCGAACGCCGCCCGCAGGCGCTGGCTGGCGGCGAGGATCCACGGCATGTTGGCTTCGTCGATGCTGTCGAACAGCCGCACCATCAAACTGTCGATGGCGACCACTTCGAGACGTGCCTTCATGGTTGCCCCAAAGCATCGAGCGCCTGGCGAATCTGGCGCACCGCAGCCACGGAGCTGTCGTTGTCACCGTGGACACACAACGTGCGGGCCTGCAGACGCACGGCACTGCCATCGTCGGCCACCAGCATTTCGCCACGGGCCAGGCGCACGGCCTGCTCGACCACCAAGGCCGGGTCGTGATGCACCGCGCCGGGCAGGCGCCGTGACACCAGGTGCCCGCTGGCGGTATAGGCCCGGTCGGCGAACGCCTCGAACCAAAGCGGCACACCGACCTCATCGCCCAAGGCCTGGGCCGCACTGTCATCGGCGGTGGCCATCAACATCAACGGCAGGCTGGTGTCGTAGGCCGCCACGGCTTCGAGCACCGCGCGCAGCTTCTGCGGGTCGGCCATCATGTCGTTGTACAGCGCGCCATGGGGCTTGACGTAGGCCACCCGCCCCCCGAGCACCTTGCAGATGCCGTCCAGCGCGCCGATCTGGTAGTGCAGCAAGTCTCGGATTTCGTCGCTGCTGCACGCCATGGAGCGGCGCCCGAAGCCGACCAGGTCCGGGTAGGCCGGATGGGCGCCGATGGTCACACCGTGCTCAAGTGCCAGGGCCACGGTGCGGCGCATGGTGCCGGGATCGCCGGCATGGTAGCCGCAGGCGATGTTGGCGCAGTCGATGTAAGGCATCACCTCGGCATCCAGGCCCATGCGCCAGCTGCCAAAGCTTTCACCCATGTCGCAATTGAGTAGCAGGCGTTTCACCTGGCGGACTCCCGTATCGATGTTCATGTGGCCTACCTTAACGCGCCTGGAGTTCTTTGCCGCGGGTTTCCGGCAGGCTCAGCGCCGCCAGGATCACCACGCCGTAGGAGACTGCGGCAAACGCGCCGATACCCAGCCCCAGCGGCACTTTCTCGCCCATCAGGCCGATCAGCAAGGGGAACAGCGCGGCGATGACCTTGCCGATGTTGTAGCAGAAGCCCTGGCCCGAACCGCGGATGCGGGTGGGGAACAGCTCGGTGAGAAACGACCCCATGCCACTGAAGATGCCCGAGGCGAAGAAGCCCAGCGGGAACCCCAGCCACAGCATCACGCCATCGCTGACCGGTACCTGCGTGTACAGCAGCACGATGACGAACGAGCCCACGGCGAACAGGATGAAGTTCTTGCGCCGCCCCAACAGGTCGCTGAGGTAGGCGCTGACCACATAGCCGATATAGGAGCCGACGATCACCATGGCCAGGTAGCCCCCGGTGCCCAGCACGCTCAGGCCACGCTCGTTCTTGAGGAAGGTCGGCAGCCACGAGGTGATGGCGTAGTAGCCACCCAGCGCACCGGTGGTCAGCAGCGAGGCGCGCACGGTGATCCAGAGCATGCCCGGGGCGAAGATCTCGTAGAAGTGAGAAGGTGCCTCGGCGGTTTCGGCGGCCTTGGCTTGGCGATACACCTCCGGGTCCTTGACCAGGCGGCGGACGAAGATCACGAAGATCGCCGGCAGCAAGCCCAGCAGGAACAGCGCGCGCCAGGCCTGTTCGGCCGGCAGCCAGGAGAACAGCAGCGCATAGAGGATCGCCGTCAGGCCCCAACCAATGGCCCAGCCCGATTGCACCATGCCCACCGCCTTGCCACGGTCCTGGGCGCGGATCACCTCGCCGATCAGCACCGCGCCGGCGGTCCACTCGCCACCGAAGCCGAAGCCCATCAGGGTACGGGCGATCAGCAGTTGTTCGTAGTTCTGGGCGAAGCCGCAGAGGAAGGTGAAGAAGGCGAACCACAGCACCGTCAGTTGCAAGGTGCGCACCCGGCCGATGCGGTCGGAGAGGATACCGGCGACCCAGCCGCCCAGGGCCGAGGCGATCAAAGTGCTGGTGTGGATCAGCCCGGCCTCGGCAGTGGTGATGCCCCAGAGCATGATCAGCGTGGGGATGACGAAGCTGAGCATCTGGGTGTCCATGCCGTCCAGGCCGTAGCCGATCTTGCAGCTCCAGAAGGTGCGTCGTTGCTGGGAGTCGATGTCGCGGTACCAGGCGAAGGGGCCGCTCGAAGAACGGGCGGGGGCCTGCTGCTGCACGCCGGTCGGGTTCATGGATGCCTCGGCTTGTTGGTATTGTTTTATGGGCGACGTCGGGCGTCGCGGCCTGCGTATCATGTTCGAAGGCCGCGCCACCTGCGTCCAACGAGAAAAACCGCCGGTCTGGAACAAGAAAAACTGATCATGAACCTACGTTTCCTCGAAACCTTCGTCTGGGTCGCCCGGCTCAAGAGCTTTCGCCTCACCGCCGAGAAGCTGTTCACCACCCAGGCCTCGGTGTCCAGCCGCATCGCCGCCCTGGAGGCCGACCTGGGCGTGAAACTGCTGCTGCGCGACTCGCGTGGAGTCAGCCTGACGCCCGAGGGCGGCAAGGTGCTGGAATACGCCGAGCGCATGCTGGAGACGGCCAAGGCGATGAAGCAGTCGCTGGACAGCGACCGGGCCAAGACCGGACGCATCCGCCTGGGGGTGATGGACACGGTGATCCATACCTGGATGAGCGCCCTGGTGGCAGAGCTGACCGAGCGCTACCCGCAAGTGGAGATCGAACTGGTGGCCGACACCGCGCTGAACCTGCGCGAGCAGCTGCAGAAGGGCTTTCTCGACGTGATCCTGCAGACCGACCTGCTGCGCGAGCAGTCCATCCGCAGCCTGGACCTGGCGCGCTACCCGATGGGCTGGATCATCGCCGCCGGCTCGCCGCACCATCGTACTTACGCCTCACTGGCAGAGTTGGCCCGCGAGCGGATCGTAACGTTCTCGAAGAACTCGCGGCCGCATCAGGAGGTGCTCAGCCTGCTGCAAGGCGCCGGGGCCGAGGCGCCGCGGTTGAACTGCGTGAACTCGGTGGCGGCCATCACCCGGCTGCTGCGTGACGGCTTTGGTATCGGCGCCCTGCCGCCGGCACTGGTGGATGGCGAGTTGAGCCGGGGCGAGCTGGTGTTGCTGGAAGGCTTGCAACCGCCACCGAGCCTGGAGCTGGTGGTGGCCTGGCAGACCGGGGTGGCATTGGTGGACGAAGTGGTGAGCGTGTGCCGCCAGGTGCTGGAGCGCTATGCGAGGGATGTGGGCGGGCAGCGAATCGTGCTGGTCTGAAAGACCCATTCGTCGGCAAAGCCGGCTCCTACAGGTTGAGCGCGGCTCTTGCTGGCGAATGGACCGCAAGGCGGCCTCTAGCGCCAGCTCTCTTTCACCACCTTGCGCCGCCCGCCGAGAATCACCCAGCCCACCAGCAACAACAGACTCTCGACCACGAACGCCAGCACGAACCCGGCGCCGATCCCCCAGCCAATCGCCTCTGGCACCAGCAGGATCTGATAGCCATAGCCCTTGAGCGTCTCCTCGCGCAGCGCAGGTTCCGGTTGCACCAGCACATGCCAGGTGCGGCTCACCCACGAGCCCTGCAACGCCTGCCACTCGTGTTCGAGCAGTTGATTGCGGATCAAC
This genomic stretch from Pseudomonas entomophila harbors:
- a CDS encoding vWA domain-containing protein; the encoded protein is MLLNLFNEMRAAKVPVSVRELLDLHHALQKGVVFADMDAFYYLARAILVKDERHFDKFDRAFAAYFKGLENLDRHIEALIPDEWLRKEFERSLTDEERAQIQSLGGLDKLIEEFKKRLEEQKERHAGGNKWIGTGGTSPFGSGGFNPEGIRVGEAGKRQGKAVKVWDQREYKNLDDQVELGTRNIKLALRRLRKFAREGAAEELDIDGTIDHTARDAGLLNIQMRPERRNTVKLLLLFDIGGSMDAHVKVCEELFSACKTEFKHLEYYYFHNFIYESVWKNNMRRTSERFATFDLLHKYGDDYKVVFVGDAAMAPYEITQPGGSVEHWNEEAGYVWMQRFMEKFRKIIWINPYPKQAWDYTASTHLVRDLIEDRMFPLTLQGLEDGMRYLSK
- a CDS encoding biotin-dependent carboxyltransferase family protein, translated to MSQLRIEASTALCLLQDAGRFGVRHLGVTQGGALDWVAMRWANWLLDNALDSAVVEVALGGFTVVAEQDCVLALAGADLDARIDDQPLAPWRSFRLGKGQCLSLRQPRHGVRAYLAAPGGFQGEAVLGSCATVVREELGGIDGQGRALNKGQVLAFGPGLPVLREVPETLRPVYADKPVLDLVMGAQIGDFSGTSLFEVFNRDWTLDSRGDRMGIRLLGPQLVYQGVPMISEGIPLGAVQVPPDGQPIVLLNDRQTIGGYPRLGALTPLALARLAQCMPGGAVRFKAVVQDEAWRDQQVYLQHWR
- the pxpB gene encoding 5-oxoprolinase subunit PxpB; the encoded protein is MKARLEVVAIDSLMVRLFDSIDEANMPWILAASQRLRAAFGECLIDLVPSYTTLMVQFELAPSEARGLILQALEGLQPDAGDTGRRHEIPVWYHASVGPELPVLAAREGLSEAEVIRLHSGRDYPVFALGFAPGFGFMGLVDERLATPRLSTPRKRVAAGSVGIAERQTAAYPAVSPGGWNLIGRTPVRLFDRKGNSLLQPGDRVRFVAVEHAQFINLGGDDSPLEAQA
- a CDS encoding 5-oxoprolinase subunit PxpA — protein: MNIDTGVRQVKRLLLNCDMGESFGSWRMGLDAEVMPYIDCANIACGYHAGDPGTMRRTVALALEHGVTIGAHPAYPDLVGFGRRSMACSSDEIRDLLHYQIGALDGICKVLGGRVAYVKPHGALYNDMMADPQKLRAVLEAVAAYDTSLPLMLMATADDSAAQALGDEVGVPLWFEAFADRAYTASGHLVSRRLPGAVHHDPALVVEQAVRLARGEMLVADDGSAVRLQARTLCVHGDNDSSVAAVRQIRQALDALGQP
- a CDS encoding MFS transporter; amino-acid sequence: MNPTGVQQQAPARSSSGPFAWYRDIDSQQRRTFWSCKIGYGLDGMDTQMLSFVIPTLIMLWGITTAEAGLIHTSTLIASALGGWVAGILSDRIGRVRTLQLTVLWFAFFTFLCGFAQNYEQLLIARTLMGFGFGGEWTAGAVLIGEVIRAQDRGKAVGMVQSGWAIGWGLTAILYALLFSWLPAEQAWRALFLLGLLPAIFVIFVRRLVKDPEVYRQAKAAETAEAPSHFYEIFAPGMLWITVRASLLTTGALGGYYAITSWLPTFLKNERGLSVLGTGGYLAMVIVGSYIGYVVSAYLSDLLGRRKNFILFAVGSFVIVLLYTQVPVSDGVMLWLGFPLGFFASGIFSGMGSFLTELFPTRIRGSGQGFCYNIGKVIAALFPLLIGLMGEKVPLGLGIGAFAAVSYGVVILAALSLPETRGKELQAR
- a CDS encoding LysR family transcriptional regulator: MNLRFLETFVWVARLKSFRLTAEKLFTTQASVSSRIAALEADLGVKLLLRDSRGVSLTPEGGKVLEYAERMLETAKAMKQSLDSDRAKTGRIRLGVMDTVIHTWMSALVAELTERYPQVEIELVADTALNLREQLQKGFLDVILQTDLLREQSIRSLDLARYPMGWIIAAGSPHHRTYASLAELARERIVTFSKNSRPHQEVLSLLQGAGAEAPRLNCVNSVAAITRLLRDGFGIGALPPALVDGELSRGELVLLEGLQPPPSLELVVAWQTGVALVDEVVSVCRQVLERYARDVGGQRIVLV
- a CDS encoding DUF2937 family protein: MFRSYLRLLLFTFGLLAGIQVPGLVKDYSQRVEAHLFESRQALDGFRQTAQRFFNGDLQALVRHYRSSDDPVFNSDANSIESLLIRNQLLEHEWQALQGSWVSRTWHVLVQPEPALREETLKGYGYQILLVPEAIGWGIGAGFVLAFVVESLLLLVGWVILGGRRKVVKESWR